The Papaver somniferum cultivar HN1 chromosome 3, ASM357369v1, whole genome shotgun sequence genome includes a region encoding these proteins:
- the LOC113355866 gene encoding formamidopyrimidine-DNA glycosylase isoform X2 encodes MPELPEVEAARRAISDHCIGKKIKSSIIADDSKVIDAGGLSPSEFQASLVGKTIVAAHRKGKNLWLQLDSPPFPSFQFGMAGAVYIKGVAVTQYKRSAVSDTDEWPSKYSKFFIELDDGLEMSFTDKRRFAKVRLLKDPTLKPPISELGPDALLEPMTTDEFFQLLRKKKIAIKPLLLDQSFISGIGNWIADEVLYQARIHPLQVSSSLSKEHCETLQKCIKEVVEFAVEVDADCSKFPIEWLFHSRWNKKPGKMSVEVGADSSQYPSNWIFNSREKKPGKAFVDGKKIDFITAGGRTTAYVPDLQKLTGEQAKKAALEPKEQTSDGDEDEENLEGKKGNKSKPKKAQTKKPPAKRKGKATSDNDNDSEDDEMEEKKVAKGKQSKAKVETSDKPKGRQSKNSKKT; translated from the exons ATGCCTGAGCTACCTGAAGTAGAAGCAGCAAGAAGAGCAATCTCCGATCATTGTATAGgaaagaaaatcaaaagctcaATCATTGCTGATGATTCAAAGGTTATTGATGCTGGTGGTCTATCTCCATCAGAGTTTCAAGCATCTCTTGTTGGTAAAACTATTGTAGCTGCTCATCGAAAAGGCAAAAATTTATGGCTTCAGCTTGATTCTcctccttttccttcttttcaaTTTG GAATGGCTGGTGCTGTCTATATTAAAGGTGTTGCTGTTACCCAATATAAAAG GTCTGCAGTAAGTGATACAGATGAGTggccttccaagtactccaagtTCTTTATAGAG TTAGATGATGGTTTAGAGATGTCTTTTACTGACAAGCGACGATTCGCCAAAGTGCGCTTGCTCAAAGAT CCAACGTTGAAGCCTCCAATCTCCGAGCTTGGTCCAGATGCGCTGCTGGAGCCTATGACAACAGACGAGTTCTTTCAGTTACTGAGAAAGAAGAAGATTGCTATTAAGCCTCTTTTACTTGACCAG AGCTTCATTTCGGGGATTGGCAATTGGATCGCAGATGAAGTGCTTTATCAA GCAAGAATTCATCCTCTCCAAGTTTCTTCGAGCTTGTCCAAGGAGCACTGTGAAACTCTGCAAAAGTGCATCAAAGAG GTTGTAGAGTTTGCGGTTGAAGTTGATGCTGATTGTAGCAAATTTCCAATTGAATGGTTATTTCATTCTCGGTGGAACAAAAAGCCAGGAAAAATGAGCG TTGAAGTTGGAGCTGACAGTAGTCAGTATCCCAGTAATTGGATTTTCAATTCTCGCGAAAAGAAACCTGGCAAGGCCTTTGTTGATG GGAAGAAAATTGATTTCATAACGGCAGGAGGCAGG ACAACTGCTTATGTGCCAGACTTGCAAAAGCTTACTGGAGAACAAGCTAAGAAGGCAGCACTTGAACCAAAAGAACAAACGTCAGATGGAGATGAGGATGAAGAAAATCTGGAAGGGAAGAAGGGAAATAAATCAAAACCAAAGAAAGCCCAGACCAAAAAGCCTCCTGCAAAAAGGAAAGGTAAGGCAACTAGTGACAATGATAATGACAGTGAAGATGACGAGATGGAGGAGAAAAAGGTCGCAAAAGGTAAACAATCTAAGGCAAAGGTTGAAACATCAGACAAACCAAAAGGCCGTCAAAGCAAGAACTCAAAGAAAACTTAG
- the LOC113355866 gene encoding formamidopyrimidine-DNA glycosylase isoform X1 → MPELPEVEAARRAISDHCIGKKIKSSIIADDSKVIDAGGLSPSEFQASLVGKTIVAAHRKGKNLWLQLDSPPFPSFQFGMAGAVYIKGVAVTQYKRSAVSDTDEWPSKYSKFFIELDDGLEMSFTDKRRFAKVRLLKDPTLKPPISELGPDALLEPMTTDEFFQLLRKKKIAIKPLLLDQSFISGIGNWIADEVLYQARIHPLQVSSSLSKEHCETLQKCIKEVIDKAVEVGADSSQYPSNWIFNSREKKPGKAFVDGKKIDFITAGGRTTAYVPDLQKLTGEQAKKAALEPKEQTSDGDEDEENLEGKKGNKSKPKKAQTKKPPAKRKGKATSDNDNDSEDDEMEEKKVAKGKQSKAKVETSDKPKGRQSKNSKKT, encoded by the exons ATGCCTGAGCTACCTGAAGTAGAAGCAGCAAGAAGAGCAATCTCCGATCATTGTATAGgaaagaaaatcaaaagctcaATCATTGCTGATGATTCAAAGGTTATTGATGCTGGTGGTCTATCTCCATCAGAGTTTCAAGCATCTCTTGTTGGTAAAACTATTGTAGCTGCTCATCGAAAAGGCAAAAATTTATGGCTTCAGCTTGATTCTcctccttttccttcttttcaaTTTG GAATGGCTGGTGCTGTCTATATTAAAGGTGTTGCTGTTACCCAATATAAAAG GTCTGCAGTAAGTGATACAGATGAGTggccttccaagtactccaagtTCTTTATAGAG TTAGATGATGGTTTAGAGATGTCTTTTACTGACAAGCGACGATTCGCCAAAGTGCGCTTGCTCAAAGAT CCAACGTTGAAGCCTCCAATCTCCGAGCTTGGTCCAGATGCGCTGCTGGAGCCTATGACAACAGACGAGTTCTTTCAGTTACTGAGAAAGAAGAAGATTGCTATTAAGCCTCTTTTACTTGACCAG AGCTTCATTTCGGGGATTGGCAATTGGATCGCAGATGAAGTGCTTTATCAA GCAAGAATTCATCCTCTCCAAGTTTCTTCGAGCTTGTCCAAGGAGCACTGTGAAACTCTGCAAAAGTGCATCAAAGAG GTCATTGATAAGGCAGTTGAAGTTGGAGCTGACAGTAGTCAGTATCCCAGTAATTGGATTTTCAATTCTCGCGAAAAGAAACCTGGCAAGGCCTTTGTTGATG GGAAGAAAATTGATTTCATAACGGCAGGAGGCAGG ACAACTGCTTATGTGCCAGACTTGCAAAAGCTTACTGGAGAACAAGCTAAGAAGGCAGCACTTGAACCAAAAGAACAAACGTCAGATGGAGATGAGGATGAAGAAAATCTGGAAGGGAAGAAGGGAAATAAATCAAAACCAAAGAAAGCCCAGACCAAAAAGCCTCCTGCAAAAAGGAAAGGTAAGGCAACTAGTGACAATGATAATGACAGTGAAGATGACGAGATGGAGGAGAAAAAGGTCGCAAAAGGTAAACAATCTAAGGCAAAGGTTGAAACATCAGACAAACCAAAAGGCCGTCAAAGCAAGAACTCAAAGAAAACTTAG
- the LOC113355867 gene encoding heptahelical transmembrane protein 1-like: MTTAGSDHQASENSNCCVWRRKKGIRKKSKSSSSSEDLVMEEMKAVSPLMNGMNKKAKKNHNNRKRNKCFELLAYKDLPDYMKDNEYILDHYRANWPIKVAFYSLFRWHNETLNIWTHLIGFFVFVGLTATNLIEIPEVADLIGKFTSWSLPMATPGGNASHDSKDFFYRTTASVDLGQMSPSQLPVAQWPFFVFLAGSMFCLLTSSICHLFCCHSHRLNLLLLRLDYVGIAVMIVTSFFPPMYYIFQCQPQWQWIYLGGITTMGVFTIINLLTPAFSTSKYRVYRALLFCAMGFSGIIPAIHALILNWNEPRRVATVTYESIMALSYATGTLFYVTRIPERWKPGWFDLAGHSHQIFHVFVIMGALSHYYAALVFIDWRRVVGCPTTNL; encoded by the exons ATGACTACTGCTGGTAGTGATCATCAGGCATCTGAGAACAGCAATTGTTGTGTGTGGAGAAGAAAGAAAGGAATCAGAAAGAaatcaaaatcatcatcatcatctgaagACTTGGTAATGGAGGAAATGAAAGCAGTCAGTCCATTGATGAATGGAATGAACAAGAAGGCGAAGAAGAATCATAATAATAGAAAGAGGAATAAATGTTTTGAGTTATTGGCTTATAAAGATTTACCAGATTATATGAAAGATAATGAGTATATTTTAGATCATTACAGAGCTAATTGGCCTATCAAAGTTGCTTTCTACAGTCTCTTCCGTTGGCACAATGAAACTCTTAACATCTGGAC GCATTTGATAGGATTCTTCGTGTTCGTAGGATTGACTGCAACAAATCTGATTGAAATTCCTGAAGTTGCTGATCTTATTGGAAAATTTACCAG CTGGTCACTTCCAATGGCAACTCCAGGTGGAAATGCTTCTCATGATTCAAAAGATTTCTTTTAT AGGACAACGGCATCGGTGGACTTGGGGCAAATGTCACCATCTCAACTGCCAGTGGCCCAATGGCCATTCTTCGTCTTCTTAGCTGGTTCGATGTTCTGTCTTCTCACAAGTAGTATTTGCCATCTCTTTTGTTGCCATTCACATCGTTTGAATCTTTTATTACTAAGACTGGACTACGTTGGCATCGCCGTTATGATAGTCACATCCTTCTTCCCGCCAATGTACTATATATTCCAATGTCAACCGCAATGGCAATGGATTTACCTTGGTGGGATTACAACCATGGGTGTTTTCACTATCATAAATTTATTAACCCCGGCATTCTCAACAAGTAAATACCGTGTTTACCGAGCTTTACTCTTCTGCGCAATGGGATTCTCCGGCATCATCCCAGCAATTCACGCCTTGATTTTGAACTGGAACGAACCAAGGCGCGTCGCAACAGTGACATACGAATCAATCATGGCTTTATCTTATGCTACCGGAACTTTGTTCTACGTTACAAGGATTCCTGAGAGATGGAAGCCAGGTTGGTTCGATTTAGCTGGCCATAGTCACCAAATATTCCATGTTTTTGTGATCATGGGCGCCTTATCTCATTACTATGCTGCACTTGTATTTATTGATTGGCGTCGTGTTGTCGGCTGTCCCACGACAAACTTGTGA
- the LOC113359301 gene encoding DCC family protein At1g52590, chloroplastic-like codes for MRSGYYMDIVNRVCTKSDLKIMRLCDGISQLTFEVRGSQVNDGHFEFLRPIMLFDGVCNLCNGGVKFIRRMRFEPLQSESGKKLLQRSKRAPDDISSVVLVEKDRSYIKSEAVLKIMEYLNLPFPQLALFLQFVPLFIRDFVYDNVADNRYNIFGRTESCEI; via the exons ATGAGATCAGGATATTACATGGACATTGTTAATAGAGTGTGCACGAAATCAGACTTAAAAATCATGCGATTATGTGATGGCATTTCACAGCTTACATTCGAGGTTCGAGGCTCACAGGTCAATGACG GCCACTTCGAATTTCTTCGACCAATTATGTTGTTTGATG GAGTGTGCAACTTATGTAATGGAGGTGTCAAA tttattagGAGAATGAGGTTTGAACCACTTCAAAGTGAATCTGGTAAGAAGTTGCTGCAGAGGTCCAAAAGAGCACCGGACGATATTTCTAGTGTTGTTCTTGTTGAAAAGGATAG ATCATATATCAAGTCAGAAGCAGTACTGAAGATCATGGAATACCTCAATTTGCCTTTTCCTCAGCTTGCACTGTTTCTGCAGTTTGTGCCATT GTTCATAAGGGATTTTGTATACGACAACGTTGCGGATAATCGCTACAACATCTTTGGCCGCACGGAATCGTGTGAGATATAG